Proteins encoded by one window of Dyella humicola:
- a CDS encoding efflux RND transporter permease subunit translates to MINAIFQFCFQKRMLFFVVTILVACFGYYSWTQLAIEAYPELSDVTAQVTTQVPGLAAEEIEQQITTPLERGLAGTPGLVSMRSSSTFGLSLITMVFKDGAEDYWSRQRITERLSQVSLPPGITPGLDPVSGPAGEIYRYTLESNSKNLMQLSELQTWVIVPALEKVPGVANVDIFGGFTKEFQLELNPAQLLRFGVSVNQVSSAISANTSNAGGSRITRGEQSYIVRGIGMVHTLQELGDIVVTQSNGVPVFVRDLGKLRYGHQVRQGILGKDNNPDTIQGIVDLLKYENPSRVLEGIHARVDALNKQLAAQDVRIVPYIDRDDLVNATKEKVFRTVMEGVGLVCIVLILFLGSPRSALVAAVAIPMSLVTVFILMQFTHMPANLFSLGAIDFGVIVDGTIVVTEAILRRREEKPNEVLTEDDVMTVTKHVGRSIFFATLIIITAYLPLFAFEHAEGKLFRPMAFTVGYALLAALLCTVTLTPGLAYIALRKPRKMFHNKPLERLQAAYSASLGRLMHRLPVAYTAAGVTFLGVLALGATIGREFLPELDEGALWLQVQMPSGISLDKASAMAADLRRAVREFPEVSYVVTQLGRNDSGTDPWTPSHVESGVGLKPYNTWASGESKAEFLRRFNARMQQMPGISVGISQPIVDGENDMIGGAHSPLVLRIYGDDFKELRRIGGEIVDVLKNVRGTAEASIFQEPPIPQLAITADREAAARYGINIADISSLIQTAIGGSPMAQVFVADRIYNVTARVPNAIANNIEAIGQLPLTSAGGAQIPLKQVAHIGLAMGESTISHEQSHRQLTIRIDNRDRALSEYLNDAQRQIDAKVHFNKQNYQLEWAGTFENQQRAQARLIVVMGLVLAIMAVLLFAEFGKLHQAFLVLAVVPLAAVGGLISLHLRGETLNIATAVGFIALFGVAVQNGIIMVSNINRVRKEGLPLEEAVLAGATERFRPVLMTATVASVGMLPAALATGIGTDVQRGLATVVVGGLPIATLLTLYILPGCYFGMERFIEKHKRRAAPATGV, encoded by the coding sequence ATGATTAATGCGATCTTCCAGTTCTGTTTCCAGAAGCGCATGTTGTTCTTCGTCGTGACGATCCTCGTCGCGTGCTTCGGCTATTACTCCTGGACCCAGCTGGCGATCGAGGCCTATCCGGAGTTGAGCGATGTCACCGCCCAGGTCACCACCCAGGTGCCAGGGCTGGCCGCCGAAGAAATCGAGCAGCAGATCACCACGCCACTTGAGCGTGGCCTTGCCGGCACGCCCGGGCTGGTGAGCATGCGCTCCAGCAGCACCTTCGGCCTGTCGCTGATCACCATGGTGTTCAAGGATGGGGCGGAGGATTACTGGTCGCGCCAGCGCATCACGGAGCGGCTCAGTCAGGTCAGCCTGCCTCCCGGCATCACTCCTGGGCTCGATCCGGTGTCCGGTCCGGCCGGCGAGATCTACCGCTATACGCTGGAGTCCAACAGCAAGAACCTGATGCAGCTGTCCGAGTTGCAGACTTGGGTGATCGTTCCTGCCCTGGAGAAGGTTCCCGGTGTGGCCAATGTCGACATCTTCGGGGGCTTCACCAAGGAGTTCCAGCTGGAGCTAAATCCTGCACAGCTGCTGCGCTTCGGCGTCAGCGTGAATCAGGTCAGCAGCGCGATCTCGGCCAATACATCCAATGCGGGCGGCAGTCGCATCACACGCGGCGAGCAGTCGTACATCGTGCGCGGCATCGGCATGGTGCATACGCTGCAGGAGCTCGGCGACATCGTGGTCACGCAGAGCAATGGCGTACCGGTATTCGTACGCGATCTGGGCAAGCTGCGCTATGGCCACCAGGTGCGCCAGGGCATTCTCGGCAAGGACAACAATCCCGACACGATCCAGGGCATCGTCGACCTGCTGAAGTACGAGAACCCTTCGCGAGTGCTGGAGGGTATTCACGCCAGGGTCGACGCGCTGAACAAGCAGCTCGCGGCGCAGGACGTGCGCATCGTCCCGTATATCGATCGCGACGATCTGGTCAACGCGACCAAGGAGAAGGTCTTCCGCACGGTGATGGAGGGCGTGGGCCTCGTCTGCATCGTGTTGATCCTGTTCCTGGGCAGCCCGCGTTCGGCCCTGGTGGCCGCGGTAGCGATACCGATGTCGCTGGTGACCGTGTTCATCCTGATGCAGTTCACCCATATGCCGGCGAATCTGTTCTCGCTCGGCGCGATCGATTTCGGCGTGATTGTCGACGGAACCATCGTGGTCACCGAGGCGATCCTGCGTCGCCGTGAGGAAAAGCCCAATGAGGTGCTTACCGAAGACGATGTGATGACGGTGACCAAGCATGTCGGCCGCTCGATCTTCTTTGCGACCCTGATCATCATCACGGCCTATCTGCCGTTGTTTGCCTTCGAGCATGCGGAAGGCAAGCTGTTCCGCCCGATGGCTTTCACCGTGGGCTATGCCTTGCTGGCCGCCTTGCTGTGCACGGTGACCTTGACGCCTGGGCTCGCCTATATCGCGCTGCGCAAGCCACGCAAAATGTTTCACAACAAGCCGCTGGAAAGACTGCAGGCGGCCTATAGCGCCAGCCTTGGGCGGCTGATGCACCGACTGCCGGTGGCCTATACGGCTGCTGGTGTGACTTTCCTAGGCGTGCTGGCACTCGGGGCCACCATCGGGCGCGAGTTTCTACCTGAGCTGGATGAAGGCGCGTTGTGGTTGCAGGTGCAGATGCCGTCCGGAATTTCGCTGGACAAGGCCAGTGCGATGGCGGCCGACCTGCGCCGTGCCGTGCGCGAGTTTCCCGAAGTTTCCTATGTGGTGACGCAGCTTGGCCGCAACGATTCCGGCACGGACCCCTGGACGCCATCACACGTCGAATCCGGCGTTGGCCTCAAGCCGTACAACACCTGGGCGAGCGGTGAGAGCAAGGCGGAATTCCTGCGCCGGTTCAATGCGCGCATGCAGCAGATGCCCGGCATCAGCGTGGGTATCAGCCAACCGATCGTGGATGGCGAGAACGACATGATCGGAGGTGCGCATAGCCCGCTGGTGTTGCGCATCTATGGCGATGACTTCAAGGAGCTGCGGCGCATCGGTGGCGAGATCGTCGATGTGCTGAAGAACGTGCGAGGCACGGCCGAGGCGTCGATCTTCCAGGAGCCACCGATCCCTCAGCTGGCCATCACGGCGGATCGCGAGGCGGCGGCACGTTACGGCATCAACATCGCCGACATCAGCAGCCTTATTCAAACGGCCATCGGTGGCTCACCGATGGCGCAGGTCTTTGTGGCCGATCGCATCTACAACGTCACGGCTCGCGTGCCCAATGCCATCGCCAACAATATCGAGGCGATTGGGCAGTTGCCATTGACCTCCGCTGGCGGCGCGCAGATCCCCCTGAAGCAGGTGGCGCATATCGGCTTGGCGATGGGCGAGAGCACGATCTCGCATGAGCAGAGCCATCGTCAGCTGACCATACGCATCGACAACCGCGACCGCGCGTTGTCGGAGTACCTCAATGATGCGCAAAGGCAAATCGATGCGAAGGTTCACTTCAATAAACAGAACTATCAACTCGAATGGGCTGGCACGTTCGAGAACCAGCAGCGCGCGCAGGCGCGCCTGATCGTGGTGATGGGACTGGTGCTGGCGATCATGGCGGTGCTGTTGTTTGCCGAGTTCGGCAAGCTTCACCAGGCGTTCCTGGTGCTGGCCGTAGTCCCGCTGGCGGCCGTGGGGGGACTGATATCGCTGCATCTGCGCGGCGAGACGTTGAACATCGCTACGGCGGTCGGATTCATCGCCTTGTTCGGTGTGGCGGTACAGAACGGCATCATCATGGTGTCGAACATCAATCGCGTTCGAAAGGAAGGGCTGCCGCTGGAGGAGGCGGTATTGGCCGGTGCGACGGAGCGCTTCCGTCCGGTGCTGATGACCGCCACCGTCGCCAGTGTGGGCATGCTGCCGGCGGCGCTCGCCACGGGTATTGGTACGGACGTGCAGCGCGGCCTGGCCACCGTGGTCGTCGGCGGCCTGCCGATTGCCACCTTGCTCACCTTGTACATCCTGCCCGGCTGCTATTTCGGGATGGAGCGCTTTATCGAGAAGCACAAGCGTCGCGCAGCACCGGCGACGGGGGTTTGA
- a CDS encoding efflux transporter outer membrane subunit — MHIINRATTRRGKRSLLALAIALTLSACAVGPDYKRPNAPAAHDYAPTAMPQTTASTSGTGGGAQQWVQDMDIPGQWWTLFHSTPLNALIDDALKHNADVEAAHAALQAAWENVRAQRGAFFPSVSASVDPTRQKTGSVLSSNVASNSTLYNLTTAQVSVSYSPDLWGGNRRQVESLVAEANAQRFQLEATYLTLTSNLVNAAIQEASLRAQIDAIQHIIDDQQRIMTTLQRQLALGDASEAALAAQQAALEQSRASLPPLEKQLAQQRDLLAALSGRMPSDSMDARFTLDGLQLPNQLPLSLPARLVEQRPDVRIADEQLHAASAQVGVAIANRLPNVQITANIGSAADSASNLLGTGTGFWNLGANIAAPIFDGGTLKHKQRAAEATYRQSAAQYRSTVISAVQDVADVLHAVNADAEALVAAERAERAAARSLEIAQHQLGLGDISEATLLNAELTWRQAEIALIQAQANRYADTVALFQALGGGWWNRQDVSDATAAAAPESRH, encoded by the coding sequence ATGCACATCATCAACCGCGCAACGACTCGTCGTGGCAAGCGCAGCTTGCTTGCCCTGGCTATCGCACTCACGCTCAGCGCATGCGCCGTGGGGCCGGATTACAAGCGCCCGAATGCTCCTGCCGCGCATGATTACGCACCTACGGCGATGCCGCAGACCACGGCATCAACGTCCGGGACGGGTGGCGGTGCGCAGCAGTGGGTGCAGGACATGGACATTCCAGGCCAATGGTGGACGTTGTTCCATTCCACGCCGCTGAATGCGTTGATCGACGACGCGCTGAAGCACAATGCCGATGTCGAAGCGGCCCATGCGGCCTTGCAGGCGGCATGGGAGAACGTCCGCGCACAGCGCGGCGCGTTCTTCCCCAGTGTCAGTGCCAGTGTCGACCCGACTCGGCAGAAGACCGGCTCGGTGTTGTCCAGCAACGTCGCCTCCAACAGCACGCTGTACAACCTCACCACCGCGCAGGTCAGCGTGTCGTACTCGCCGGACCTGTGGGGCGGTAACCGCCGCCAGGTGGAGTCCCTGGTGGCGGAGGCGAACGCACAACGATTCCAGCTGGAGGCGACCTACCTCACGCTGACCAGCAACCTGGTCAACGCGGCGATCCAGGAAGCCTCGTTGCGTGCACAGATCGACGCTATCCAACACATCATCGATGACCAGCAACGGATCATGACGACGCTGCAACGGCAGCTTGCTCTTGGCGACGCGTCCGAAGCGGCGCTGGCAGCACAGCAGGCAGCGCTCGAACAGAGCCGGGCCAGCTTGCCGCCGCTCGAAAAGCAACTGGCCCAGCAGCGCGACCTGCTGGCCGCGCTCAGCGGCCGCATGCCAAGCGACAGCATGGATGCCCGCTTTACGCTGGACGGTTTGCAGCTGCCGAACCAACTGCCACTGAGCTTGCCTGCCCGGCTGGTCGAGCAGCGCCCTGATGTGCGCATAGCTGACGAGCAGTTGCACGCGGCCAGTGCGCAAGTCGGTGTCGCCATCGCAAACCGGTTACCCAATGTGCAGATCACGGCGAATATCGGCAGTGCCGCGGATAGTGCCAGCAACTTGCTGGGCACCGGCACGGGGTTCTGGAATCTCGGTGCGAATATCGCGGCGCCGATCTTCGACGGCGGAACGCTGAAGCATAAGCAGCGTGCCGCCGAGGCGACCTATCGGCAGAGCGCAGCACAGTATCGGAGCACGGTGATCTCCGCCGTACAGGACGTAGCGGACGTACTGCACGCGGTGAATGCCGATGCCGAAGCGCTGGTGGCGGCGGAGCGCGCCGAGCGCGCGGCGGCGCGCAGCTTGGAGATCGCACAGCATCAGCTCGGCCTGGGTGATATCAGCGAAGCGACGCTGCTCAATGCGGAACTGACCTGGCGGCAGGCGGAGATCGCGCTGATCCAGGCGCAGGCGAACCGCTATGCCGATACCGTGGCGTTGTTCCAGGCGCTTGGCGGTGGCTGGTGGAACCGCCAGGATGTGTCCGATGCGACTGCGGCTGCTGCTCCCGAAAGTCGGCACTGA
- a CDS encoding DedA family protein — translation MELLERLITVFAENGYFAVFIALLLCGAGVPLPEDITLVAGGVIAGLGYANVHRMFAVAMVGVLAGDSAMFLLGHHYGARILQWRLVARVLTPERYAKVQQKFERYGNRLMFFARFLPGMRTAVYITAGSTHRVSFLRFFLLDGLAALISVPIWVYLGYFGADNHEWLAKWIRRGQNGLWVLTGIVIVAVVVLWWRHKRRASCASSDAP, via the coding sequence ATGGAACTGCTTGAACGACTGATAACCGTGTTCGCCGAGAACGGCTACTTCGCGGTGTTCATCGCGTTGCTGCTGTGCGGTGCGGGCGTGCCTTTGCCCGAAGACATCACCCTGGTCGCCGGCGGCGTGATCGCGGGCCTTGGCTATGCGAACGTGCACAGGATGTTTGCGGTGGCCATGGTCGGCGTACTGGCCGGCGACTCCGCCATGTTCCTGCTTGGCCATCACTACGGCGCGCGCATCCTGCAGTGGCGACTAGTCGCCCGCGTGCTGACGCCGGAACGCTACGCCAAGGTGCAGCAAAAATTCGAGCGCTACGGCAACCGGCTGATGTTCTTTGCGCGTTTCCTGCCCGGCATGCGCACCGCGGTCTATATCACGGCCGGTTCCACGCATCGGGTGTCGTTCCTGCGCTTTTTCCTGCTCGATGGCCTGGCCGCGTTGATCAGCGTGCCGATCTGGGTCTATCTCGGCTATTTCGGCGCCGATAATCACGAATGGCTGGCTAAATGGATACGCCGCGGCCAGAACGGGCTATGGGTGCTCACGGGTATCGTCATCGTGGCCGTCGTGGTGCTCTGGTGGCGGCACAAGCGCCGGGCCTCCTGTGCATCGTCTGATGCGCCCTGA
- the dnaG gene encoding DNA primase yields MRGRIPDSFIDELLARVDIVDVIERRVPLKKAGREWTACCPFHNERSPSFYVSPAKQFFHCFGCGAHGSALKFLMDYERLEFPDAVEELAQSVGLSVPREGGNDHAPREDKTDLYALLDAAARWYENELPKNAEAQAYCRKRGLDEDTIKRFRIGWAPAGFDGVIKALGSNDRRMQLLNEAGMVASNERGHRYDRFRERVMFPILDRRGRVIAFGGRVLSSDQGPKYLNSPETPLFHKGRELFALWQVKQANPSLARIVVVEGYMDVIALHQAGLPIAVATLGTATTPEHTEVLFRAAPDVVFCFDGDRAGRAAAWKALEAALPRIRDGRQAYFLFLPDGEDPDTLIRKEGKDGFEKRMKAATPLSEYFFNELAHDVDTASLDGRARLAERARPLIAKLPDGAFRDLMAQELEKRTGARAVLEADPAARRPVQRPIVVQRSLVRSAIALLLAQPGIADQVERPYGFLRLEKPGVELLAELIDLARSRPGINPAMLVEHFAERPEYPSLQKLMAAMVVGEPEAQRAEFFGALQRMEQQIITQRREWLTAKSRDGTLDSAEKAELRELLAARVPPAAPAH; encoded by the coding sequence ATGCGCGGACGTATCCCTGACAGTTTCATCGACGAGCTGCTTGCTCGCGTCGACATCGTCGACGTGATCGAGCGGCGCGTGCCGCTGAAGAAGGCCGGCCGCGAATGGACCGCCTGCTGTCCGTTCCACAACGAGCGTTCGCCGTCGTTCTACGTCAGCCCGGCCAAGCAGTTTTTTCATTGCTTTGGTTGTGGCGCCCACGGCAGCGCGCTGAAATTCCTGATGGACTACGAGCGCCTGGAGTTCCCGGATGCCGTCGAGGAACTGGCGCAATCCGTCGGCCTCAGCGTGCCGCGCGAAGGCGGCAACGACCACGCCCCGCGCGAAGACAAGACCGACCTCTACGCCCTGCTCGATGCCGCCGCGCGCTGGTACGAAAACGAGCTGCCCAAGAACGCAGAGGCGCAGGCCTACTGCCGCAAGCGCGGGCTCGATGAGGACACCATCAAGCGCTTTCGCATCGGCTGGGCGCCGGCGGGATTCGATGGCGTGATCAAGGCGCTGGGCAGCAATGATCGCCGCATGCAGCTGCTCAATGAAGCCGGCATGGTGGCCAGCAATGAACGCGGACACCGCTACGACCGCTTCCGCGAGCGCGTGATGTTCCCCATCCTGGACCGCCGCGGCCGCGTGATCGCCTTCGGTGGGCGGGTGCTGAGTTCGGATCAAGGTCCAAAATACCTCAACTCCCCCGAGACACCCCTGTTCCACAAGGGCCGCGAGCTGTTCGCGCTGTGGCAGGTGAAGCAGGCCAATCCGAGCCTGGCACGCATCGTCGTGGTCGAAGGCTATATGGATGTCATCGCTTTGCATCAGGCCGGCCTGCCCATCGCGGTGGCCACCCTGGGCACGGCGACCACGCCCGAACATACCGAAGTGCTGTTCCGCGCCGCGCCGGACGTGGTGTTTTGTTTCGATGGCGACCGCGCGGGTCGCGCCGCAGCGTGGAAGGCGCTGGAGGCTGCGCTGCCGCGCATCCGTGATGGACGCCAGGCGTATTTCCTGTTCCTGCCCGATGGCGAAGACCCGGACACGCTGATCCGCAAGGAGGGCAAGGACGGCTTTGAAAAGCGCATGAAAGCGGCCACCCCCCTGTCCGAATACTTCTTCAACGAGCTGGCGCATGACGTGGACACCGCCAGCCTCGATGGCCGCGCACGCTTGGCCGAGCGCGCGCGCCCCTTGATTGCCAAGCTACCGGATGGCGCCTTCCGCGATCTGATGGCCCAGGAACTGGAGAAGCGCACTGGGGCACGTGCCGTGCTCGAGGCCGATCCTGCCGCCCGACGCCCGGTGCAGCGTCCCATCGTGGTGCAGCGCTCGCTGGTGCGCAGTGCGATCGCACTCTTGCTGGCGCAGCCAGGCATAGCCGACCAAGTGGAACGTCCCTACGGCTTCCTGCGCCTGGAAAAGCCGGGGGTCGAATTGCTGGCCGAATTGATCGACCTGGCGCGCTCGCGCCCCGGCATCAACCCGGCCATGCTGGTAGAGCACTTTGCCGAGCGTCCTGAATATCCGTCGCTGCAAAAGCTGATGGCCGCGATGGTGGTGGGTGAACCCGAAGCACAACGCGCCGAATTCTTTGGTGCTTTGCAGCGCATGGAACAGCAGATCATCACGCAGCGGCGTGAATGGCTCACTGCCAAGAGCCGCGACGGCACGCTGGACAGCGCCGAAAAAGCCGAGTTACGCGAACTGCTGGCGGCGCGCGTCCCACCCGCCGCGCCCGCGCACTGA
- a CDS encoding GNAT family N-acetyltransferase: MGHILGTARPGLRVQFRPARPDDAAVAVPLIYSSGPAAFDYVFAADGDGAAESFLQRCFVDGAGEFGWRNHWVGVVHDRVVAVGAGYGANTKWPFTLAAARQILSHYGMRHGAAVIARGLRVESLIRPPEGDMHYLAHLAVVPELRGHGVGRALIDQLVGAAREAGRRRVVLDVAASNPRAEALYRRAGFKVVSERRSRLANAQVRVPDHRRMERVID, encoded by the coding sequence ATGGGACATATCCTTGGAACGGCAAGGCCGGGCTTGCGGGTGCAGTTTCGTCCTGCGCGTCCCGACGATGCGGCGGTGGCGGTGCCCTTGATCTATAGCTCGGGGCCGGCCGCATTCGACTATGTGTTTGCCGCGGATGGCGACGGCGCAGCCGAGTCCTTCCTGCAGCGGTGCTTTGTCGACGGCGCGGGCGAGTTTGGCTGGCGCAACCACTGGGTGGGTGTCGTCCATGATCGGGTCGTGGCCGTGGGCGCCGGTTACGGGGCGAACACCAAGTGGCCGTTCACGCTCGCGGCCGCGCGGCAGATCCTCTCTCACTACGGCATGCGACACGGCGCAGCCGTGATTGCGCGCGGGCTTAGGGTGGAGTCGCTGATCCGCCCACCCGAGGGCGACATGCACTACCTCGCCCACCTCGCCGTGGTGCCGGAGCTGCGTGGACATGGCGTTGGCCGCGCCCTCATCGACCAGCTGGTGGGCGCGGCGCGAGAGGCGGGCAGGCGGCGCGTCGTTCTGGATGTGGCGGCGAGCAATCCGCGGGCCGAGGCGCTTTATCGGCGTGCGGGCTTCAAGGTGGTGAGCGAGCGCCGTTCACGCCTGGCCAATGCGCAGGTGCGCGTGCCCGACCATCGGCGCATGGAACGCGTGATCGACTGA
- a CDS encoding DUF1328 domain-containing protein: protein MLKWAIIFFIISLLAGWMGFGRVSGAAATIAKVLFAVFVILFLFALLVMIGLIKAI from the coding sequence ATGCTCAAGTGGGCCATCATCTTCTTCATCATTTCGCTGCTCGCCGGCTGGATGGGCTTCGGCCGGGTATCCGGCGCCGCCGCCACCATCGCCAAGGTGCTGTTCGCGGTCTTCGTGATCCTGTTCCTGTTTGCGCTGCTGGTGATGATCGGCTTGATCAAGGCCATCTGA
- a CDS encoding GatB/YqeY domain-containing protein, whose product MPLKQQLTEDMKTAMRGGEKHRLGVIRLMLAAIKQREVDERIELDDVQTLSVLEKMLKQRKDSVTQFVAANREDLAEVERAEMVIIEAYLPAKLSDDEVDALITAAIAVTGASSARDMGKVVAAVKEKAAGRADMGVVSGRIKARLAG is encoded by the coding sequence ATGCCCCTCAAGCAGCAGCTCACCGAAGACATGAAGACCGCCATGCGTGGCGGCGAGAAGCATCGCCTGGGCGTGATCCGCCTGATGCTGGCAGCGATCAAACAGCGTGAAGTGGACGAACGCATCGAGCTGGACGATGTCCAGACCCTGTCCGTGCTGGAGAAAATGCTCAAGCAGCGCAAGGACTCGGTGACCCAGTTCGTGGCCGCCAACCGCGAGGATCTGGCCGAAGTCGAGCGCGCCGAGATGGTGATCATCGAAGCCTACCTGCCAGCCAAGCTCAGCGACGACGAAGTCGACGCGCTGATCACCGCCGCCATCGCCGTGACCGGCGCCAGCTCCGCCCGCGATATGGGCAAGGTGGTGGCCGCCGTGAAGGAAAAGGCCGCCGGCCGCGCCGATATGGGCGTGGTATCGGGCCGCATCAAGGCGCGCCTGGCGGGCTGA
- the rpsU gene encoding 30S ribosomal protein S21 — MPSVKVRENEPFELALRRFKRTCEKAGVLAETRKREFYEKPTQERKRKRAAAVKRHLRRLSRDVSRKTRMY, encoded by the coding sequence ATGCCCAGCGTAAAAGTCCGCGAGAACGAGCCTTTCGAGCTTGCCCTGCGCCGCTTCAAGCGCACCTGCGAAAAGGCCGGCGTTCTGGCCGAGACCCGCAAGCGCGAGTTCTACGAGAAGCCGACCCAGGAGCGTAAGCGCAAGCGCGCTGCCGCCGTGAAGCGTCATCTGCGCCGTCTTTCGCGCGACGTCTCCCGCAAGACCCGGATGTACTGA
- the tsaD gene encoding tRNA (adenosine(37)-N6)-threonylcarbamoyltransferase complex transferase subunit TsaD translates to METTTISKPQSTKPVTRPVLGIETSCDETGVALLRWEPDAPGRGLLSHTLYSQIKLHADYGGVVPELASRDHVRKLLPLVREALAEAGLTPADLGGVAYTAGPGLVGALLVGASAARAMAWALGVPAIGVHHMEGHLLAPLLEDNPPEPPFVALLVSGGHSMLVQVKAIGEYRILGDTLDDAAGEAFDKTAKMMGLPYPGGPALARLAEQGRPGLFRFARPMTDRPGLDFSFSGLKTQVLLAWQNSDHSEQTRADIARGFEEAIVDTMIIKCRRALQASGAKRLVIAGGVGANKRLRAELATVGDKEGFKVYFPRLDFCTDNGAMIALAGAIRLAAGQHQDASVQVFPRWDLETLPPAK, encoded by the coding sequence GTGGAAACGACAACAATTTCAAAGCCCCAGTCGACCAAGCCGGTTACCAGACCTGTCCTGGGCATCGAGACATCCTGTGACGAAACCGGCGTCGCCTTGCTGCGCTGGGAGCCGGACGCGCCTGGACGCGGCCTGCTTTCACACACTCTCTACAGCCAGATCAAGCTGCACGCCGACTACGGTGGCGTAGTGCCTGAGCTGGCCAGCCGCGATCACGTGCGCAAACTGCTGCCCTTGGTGCGCGAGGCGCTGGCAGAAGCGGGCCTGACTCCGGCCGACCTAGGGGGCGTAGCGTACACCGCTGGGCCTGGTCTGGTGGGTGCCCTGCTGGTGGGGGCCTCGGCCGCCCGCGCCATGGCATGGGCCTTGGGCGTGCCCGCGATCGGCGTACATCACATGGAGGGTCACTTGTTGGCCCCGCTGCTGGAAGACAACCCGCCGGAGCCGCCTTTCGTGGCCTTGCTGGTCTCCGGCGGCCATTCGATGCTGGTCCAGGTGAAGGCCATCGGCGAGTACCGCATCCTGGGCGATACGCTGGACGACGCCGCAGGCGAAGCCTTCGACAAGACCGCCAAGATGATGGGCCTGCCTTATCCGGGTGGCCCGGCCCTGGCCAGGCTGGCGGAGCAGGGGCGTCCTGGCTTGTTCCGCTTCGCGCGCCCGATGACCGATCGCCCCGGCCTGGATTTCAGCTTCTCCGGCCTGAAGACCCAGGTGCTGCTGGCCTGGCAGAACTCGGACCATAGCGAGCAGACCCGTGCCGACATCGCGCGTGGCTTCGAGGAAGCCATTGTCGACACCATGATCATCAAGTGCCGGCGTGCGCTGCAGGCCAGCGGTGCGAAGCGACTGGTGATCGCCGGTGGCGTGGGCGCCAACAAGCGCCTGCGGGCGGAACTGGCAACGGTGGGTGACAAGGAAGGTTTCAAGGTGTATTTCCCGCGCCTGGATTTCTGCACCGACAACGGCGCGATGATTGCGCTGGCGGGTGCGATCCGGCTTGCTGCCGGACAGCATCAGGACGCCTCCGTGCAGGTGTTCCCGCGCTGGGATCTGGAAACCCTGCCGCCGGCGAAGTGA
- the folB gene encoding dihydroneopterin aldolase codes for MDIVFIEDLRIDAVIGIYDWERRVRQTLSFDIEMAFDNSVPAASDDIALTLNYKDVSKRLIDYVSASSFGLVETLAERCAAIIREEFGVSWVRLKLSKPGAVRGAKAVGVRIERGTRP; via the coding sequence ATGGATATCGTTTTCATCGAAGACCTGCGCATCGACGCCGTGATCGGCATCTACGACTGGGAGCGGCGCGTGCGCCAGACGCTGTCGTTCGATATCGAGATGGCGTTCGACAACAGCGTACCCGCCGCGAGTGACGACATCGCACTCACGCTCAACTACAAGGACGTTTCCAAGCGTCTGATCGACTACGTCAGCGCCTCGAGCTTCGGCCTGGTGGAGACGTTGGCCGAACGCTGCGCCGCGATCATCCGCGAAGAGTTCGGCGTGTCGTGGGTGCGGCTCAAGCTGTCCAAGCCCGGCGCGGTGCGCGGTGCTAAAGCGGTGGGCGTGCGCATCGAGCGTGGTACGCGGCCTTAG
- the folK gene encoding 2-amino-4-hydroxy-6-hydroxymethyldihydropteridine diphosphokinase, which produces MARVYLSLGSNLEPKRYLNDALDELRVRFGELAVSPAYRSKSVGFDGADFVNLAVGMDTDLSPEALNDWLHALEDRHDRRRDVPRFSDRTLDVDIVLYDDLVRQGEGHLDIPRKELRHAFVLKPIADIAPTLVHPLSGLTMAALWAAFPLESEPLAPEPL; this is translated from the coding sequence ATGGCGCGTGTCTATCTGAGCCTGGGCTCCAATCTCGAGCCAAAGCGGTACCTCAACGATGCACTCGACGAGTTGCGCGTCCGCTTCGGCGAGCTGGCGGTCTCGCCGGCTTATCGCAGCAAATCCGTTGGCTTCGATGGCGCCGATTTCGTCAATCTTGCCGTGGGCATGGATACCGACCTTTCGCCGGAGGCGTTGAACGACTGGCTGCACGCGCTCGAGGATCGCCACGATCGGCGACGCGATGTGCCGCGCTTCTCCGACCGCACGCTCGACGTCGATATCGTGCTGTACGACGATCTGGTGCGACAAGGCGAAGGGCACCTGGACATACCGCGTAAAGAACTTCGGCACGCGTTCGTGCTCAAGCCGATCGCGGATATCGCGCCCACGCTGGTGCATCCGCTCAGCGGTCTCACCATGGCGGCGTTGTGGGCCGCGTTCCCGCTGGAGAGCGAACCACTGGCGCCCGAGCCGTTGTAG